In a genomic window of uncultured Flavobacterium sp.:
- the trmB gene encoding tRNA (guanosine(46)-N7)-methyltransferase TrmB: MGSKNKLKRFRENETFQNVFQPTREEVVGDLMPLKGKWNSDFFKNDNPLVLELGCGKGEYSVGLAERYPNKNFIGIDIKGARFWRGAKTAVENGLHNVAFIRTQIELINHIFTENEVDEIWITFPDPQIKYKRTKHRMTNSEFLKLYKRILKKDGVVNLKTDSEFMHGYTLGLLHGEGHEVLYANHNVYTNEGSPEEVTAFQTFYEKQYLEINKAITYIRFKIKD; the protein is encoded by the coding sequence GTGGGAAGTAAAAATAAACTAAAAAGATTCAGAGAAAACGAAACGTTTCAAAACGTTTTTCAACCAACCAGAGAAGAAGTTGTAGGCGATTTAATGCCTTTGAAAGGGAAATGGAACTCTGATTTCTTTAAAAATGACAATCCATTAGTTTTAGAATTAGGATGTGGAAAAGGAGAATATTCTGTTGGATTAGCAGAAAGATATCCTAACAAAAATTTTATTGGAATAGATATTAAAGGTGCTCGTTTCTGGAGAGGTGCAAAAACCGCTGTAGAAAACGGTCTACATAATGTTGCTTTTATTCGTACTCAAATCGAATTAATCAATCATATTTTTACCGAAAATGAAGTGGATGAAATCTGGATTACTTTTCCGGATCCACAAATCAAATACAAAAGAACAAAACACAGAATGACTAATTCGGAGTTTTTGAAATTGTACAAAAGAATCCTTAAAAAAGACGGTGTCGTAAACTTAAAAACCGACAGTGAATTCATGCACGGTTATACTCTTGGATTGCTTCACGGTGAAGGACACGAAGTTTTATATGCAAACCATAACGTATATACAAACGAAGGAAGTCCTGAAGAAGTTACTGCTTTCCAGACTTTTTACGAAAAACAATATTTAGAAATTAATAAGGCAATTACGTATATTCGCTTT
- a CDS encoding ammonium transporter, whose translation MKIEKRWIISFIIISIVCITGAFWPTVTQNSYVLSEFGTTDHIVPADVAWMLTSCCLVLIMTPGLSFFYGGMVGRKNVISTMLQSFICLGVVTLLWVVVGFSLAFGDPVGFGSGDHFYSFFGNPTTFAFMDYVGVLPHKKLASTIPFMLFALFQMKFAIIAPAIITGSFAERVRFISYLLFISLFTIFIYAPLCHSVWYPTGILGTYFGVKDFAGGTVVHMSSGFAALAGVLVLGKRKNSAHIPTNIPFVLLGTGMLWFGWFGFNAGSALAANGTAAMAFATTTTSSAAAMLTWVFFDRMNGRKVSALGACIGAVVGLVAITPAAGFVSVPESMFFGFITALVSNSVVNCRFSKRFDDTLDVFACHGVGGIMGMILTAIFAHGEDASLLHGGWNVFAHHMMALVLVSIFTFFGAYLLFKVTNFIIPLRVSEENEHIGLDLSQHDETLDPKLKPITEAHYG comes from the coding sequence ATGAAAATAGAAAAACGCTGGATCATTTCCTTTATTATTATAAGTATTGTTTGTATTACCGGCGCATTTTGGCCAACTGTTACTCAAAATAGTTATGTATTGTCTGAATTTGGCACAACCGATCATATCGTTCCTGCCGATGTTGCCTGGATGTTAACTTCTTGCTGTCTGGTTTTGATTATGACACCGGGATTATCGTTTTTCTACGGAGGAATGGTAGGTAGAAAAAATGTGATTTCGACCATGTTGCAAAGTTTCATTTGTTTGGGCGTTGTCACTCTTTTATGGGTTGTCGTTGGTTTTAGTCTGGCTTTTGGTGATCCTGTAGGATTTGGTTCCGGAGATCATTTTTATAGCTTCTTTGGCAATCCAACAACTTTTGCTTTTATGGATTATGTGGGCGTTTTGCCTCATAAAAAATTAGCAAGTACGATTCCGTTTATGTTGTTTGCTTTGTTCCAAATGAAATTTGCGATCATTGCTCCGGCAATTATTACAGGTTCATTTGCAGAGCGCGTTCGTTTTATATCGTATTTATTATTCATTAGTTTGTTTACCATTTTTATTTATGCGCCTTTGTGCCATTCGGTTTGGTATCCAACAGGAATTTTAGGAACTTATTTTGGCGTGAAAGATTTCGCCGGAGGAACTGTTGTACACATGAGCTCAGGATTTGCAGCTCTTGCGGGAGTTTTGGTTTTAGGAAAAAGAAAAAATAGCGCTCATATACCAACCAATATTCCGTTTGTATTATTAGGAACCGGAATGTTATGGTTTGGATGGTTTGGTTTCAACGCTGGTTCTGCTCTTGCTGCCAACGGAACTGCTGCAATGGCTTTTGCAACTACAACAACATCATCAGCCGCTGCGATGTTAACGTGGGTTTTCTTTGATCGAATGAATGGCAGAAAAGTTTCGGCTCTTGGAGCTTGTATTGGAGCCGTTGTTGGTCTGGTTGCTATAACGCCAGCCGCAGGATTTGTGTCGGTTCCTGAAAGTATGTTTTTCGGATTTATAACTGCTTTAGTTTCAAATTCTGTTGTAAACTGCCGTTTCTCTAAAAGATTTGATGATACGCTTGACGTTTTTGCCTGTCATGGTGTTGGCGGAATTATGGGAATGATCTTAACGGCAATTTTCGCTCATGGCGAAGACGCAAGTTTACTTCACGGCGGATGGAATGTTTTCGCACACCATATGATGGCGCTGGTTTTAGTTTCGATCTTTACTTTCTTCGGAGCTTATTTATTGTTTAAAGTAACCAACTTCATTATTCCGCTTCGTGTTTCTGAAGAAAATGAACATATTGGACTTGATTTATCGCAACACGATGAAACTCTTGATCCAAAATTAAAACCTATTACTGAGGCACATTACGGATAA
- a CDS encoding nuclear transport factor 2 family protein: MKKSILLLLFVASFANAQTSEKDKVNQTIDAWHKAAADVKFDTYFNLMADDAIFIGTDATENWIKKDFKVWAKPFFDKGTTWNFTALERHIFFDKTGKIAWFDELLNTQMKICRGSGVLVKVGKEWKIQHYVLSMTIPNDDIDAIIKVKAPIEDVLIAKLQKK, encoded by the coding sequence ATGAAAAAATCAATTCTACTTCTATTATTCGTTGCTTCTTTTGCAAATGCGCAAACTTCTGAAAAAGACAAAGTCAATCAAACTATCGATGCTTGGCATAAGGCTGCCGCCGATGTGAAATTTGATACTTATTTTAATTTAATGGCTGATGATGCGATTTTCATTGGAACGGACGCTACTGAAAACTGGATTAAAAAAGACTTTAAAGTATGGGCAAAACCTTTTTTTGACAAAGGAACAACTTGGAATTTTACGGCTCTTGAACGTCATATCTTTTTTGATAAAACCGGAAAAATTGCATGGTTTGACGAATTGCTAAATACGCAAATGAAAATTTGTCGCGGTTCAGGTGTTTTGGTAAAAGTGGGGAAAGAATGGAAAATTCAGCATTATGTTTTATCAATGACGATTCCGAATGATGATATTGATGCCATCATTAAAGTAAAAGCGCCAATCGAAGATGTTTTGATTGCAAAGCTTCAGAAAAAATAA
- the wrbA gene encoding NAD(P)H:quinone oxidoreductase, producing the protein MKKQLLVLLTAVLLSFGVNAQVKSSETNVLILIYSQNGGTYKMAKAIAEGIQEYPNTKATIKRVPSINAKEKLNADVEKLPIATIEELANYDGIAFGSPVHFANISADMNYFFSQSIPLWTSRTLEGKPATVFMSAGSGAGKEAAILSFWNILASHGMIIVPTGIMGTATLDKTVPQGNTPFGATSLAGSPVGTRPSPSELNLAKEQGKALARAASGLKNTENIKTLKTTSTETKIDINKTLKDNNIVLPEAPKPVGNYVPFTISDHKVYINQVALKDGKILNPGKVGATVTDEQAKEATYQTMLNVIAVLKEACGGDLNKVKQCVQLTGYFNTTPEYTQHAALMNSASNLTALVFGEKGKHARATIGAASLPINSAVEIQAIFEIE; encoded by the coding sequence ATGAAAAAGCAACTACTCGTATTACTAACCGCAGTTTTGTTAAGTTTTGGCGTAAATGCACAAGTAAAATCATCTGAAACAAATGTTCTGATTTTGATTTATTCTCAAAACGGTGGAACGTATAAAATGGCAAAAGCTATTGCTGAAGGAATTCAGGAATATCCAAATACAAAAGCAACTATAAAACGTGTTCCTTCGATAAATGCAAAAGAAAAACTAAACGCCGATGTAGAGAAATTGCCAATTGCAACGATCGAAGAATTGGCAAATTATGACGGAATCGCTTTTGGAAGTCCGGTGCATTTTGCAAATATTAGCGCTGATATGAATTATTTTTTCAGTCAAAGTATTCCGCTTTGGACTTCTAGAACTTTAGAAGGAAAACCAGCAACTGTATTTATGTCGGCTGGATCCGGAGCAGGAAAAGAAGCTGCGATTTTATCTTTCTGGAATATTCTTGCTTCTCACGGAATGATAATCGTGCCTACAGGAATTATGGGAACGGCAACTTTGGACAAAACGGTTCCGCAAGGAAATACTCCGTTTGGGGCAACTTCATTGGCTGGATCGCCTGTTGGAACTCGTCCGTCGCCAAGCGAATTGAATTTGGCTAAAGAACAGGGAAAAGCTTTGGCTAGAGCAGCGTCTGGATTGAAAAATACTGAGAATATAAAAACTCTAAAAACAACTTCTACAGAAACTAAAATCGATATCAACAAAACTTTAAAAGACAATAATATCGTTCTTCCTGAAGCTCCAAAACCGGTTGGGAATTATGTTCCGTTTACGATTTCTGATCATAAAGTATACATTAATCAAGTAGCTTTGAAAGACGGAAAGATCTTGAATCCAGGAAAAGTTGGTGCAACAGTTACAGACGAACAAGCCAAAGAAGCAACGTATCAAACGATGTTAAACGTTATTGCGGTTCTAAAAGAAGCTTGTGGTGGCGATTTGAACAAAGTAAAACAATGTGTGCAATTAACGGGATATTTTAATACTACTCCAGAATATACGCAACATGCTGCGCTTATGAATTCGGCTTCGAATTTGACGGCTTTGGTTTTTGGTGAAAAAGGAAAACATGCGAGAGCTACAATTGGTGCGGCTTCGTTACCGATAAATTCGGCTGTTGAAATTCAGGCGATTTTTGAAATTGAATAA
- a CDS encoding integrase core domain-containing protein, with protein MRNNSQDSTLERNYLEKYRFLIKEYEQVKNKTHPLYKKVMDFYAANDTCRKSFLKYYNRYKQSGKSLDLLPQKRGPRYKTRRPLAFIEQKVIELREKGNNKYEIVSILRPKLGKHTPSYSGVYNILKRNKINRLTPKIKKNHQKIIKERMGELGHIDCHHLSKSIIRGESKKRYLVCVIDDYSRIAWAEVIPDITALTVMFATLKCLNILSDHYEIKFEEVLSDNGPEFGIKTSKQKYQHPFERMLMELGITHRYTKPYRPQTNGKVERFWRTLEDDLLRDTDFDSQEELKEELLQYLYYYNHERPHQGIDGKRPIEMINPLPK; from the coding sequence ATGAGAAATAATAGTCAGGATTCCACTTTAGAACGAAACTATTTAGAGAAGTATCGTTTTTTAATAAAAGAATATGAGCAGGTAAAAAATAAAACTCATCCTTTGTATAAAAAGGTAATGGATTTTTATGCAGCAAATGACACTTGCCGCAAGAGTTTTTTAAAGTATTATAATCGATATAAGCAAAGTGGGAAATCATTGGATCTGCTTCCTCAGAAACGAGGTCCCAGATATAAAACCAGAAGACCGCTAGCTTTTATAGAGCAGAAAGTAATTGAATTACGAGAAAAAGGAAACAACAAATATGAAATTGTTAGTATCTTAAGGCCCAAATTAGGAAAGCATACACCATCATATTCTGGAGTTTATAATATTTTAAAACGTAATAAAATCAATAGATTAACTCCGAAGATTAAAAAGAATCATCAAAAAATAATCAAGGAAAGAATGGGAGAACTTGGGCATATTGATTGTCATCACTTAAGTAAAAGTATCATAAGAGGAGAAAGTAAAAAACGATATTTAGTTTGTGTAATTGATGATTACAGCCGGATTGCCTGGGCTGAAGTGATTCCTGATATTACCGCTTTAACCGTTATGTTTGCCACATTAAAATGTTTAAACATCCTGAGTGATCATTATGAGATAAAATTTGAAGAAGTATTGTCTGATAATGGACCTGAATTTGGAATCAAAACAAGTAAACAAAAATATCAGCATCCTTTTGAGAGAATGCTGATGGAATTAGGAATTACTCATAGGTACACAAAACCTTACAGACCACAGACAAATGGCAAGGTTGAACGTTTCTGGAGAACTCTCGAAGATGATTTATTAAGGGATACGGATTTTGATTCTCAAGAAGAATTAAAAGAAGAGCTATTGCAATATTTATATTATTATAACCATGAAAGACCACATCAAGGTATTGACGGAAAAAGACCAATTGAAATGATAAATCCGTTACCGAAATAA
- a CDS encoding HPF/RaiA family ribosome-associated protein — MKIQINTDKNIEGHERLEAYFSGELEKGLARFEEKITRIEVHFGDENGEKFSLNDKKCVIEVRPVKLQPITVTEHSDTLEKAFSGALAKAKKSLTTTFEKQKAF, encoded by the coding sequence ATGAAAATTCAAATCAATACCGACAAGAACATCGAAGGACACGAAAGATTAGAAGCTTATTTTTCTGGAGAATTAGAAAAAGGTTTAGCGCGTTTTGAGGAAAAAATAACCCGCATCGAAGTACATTTTGGAGATGAAAACGGAGAGAAATTCAGCTTAAACGATAAAAAATGTGTGATTGAAGTTCGCCCAGTAAAATTACAACCCATAACGGTTACAGAACACTCTGATACGCTTGAAAAGGCTTTTAGTGGTGCGCTGGCTAAAGCAAAAAAATCACTTACGACGACTTTCGAAAAACAGAAAGCGTTTTAA
- a CDS encoding very short patch repair endonuclease, translating into MDVHNPEQRSKNMRAIKSTATKAEVTLAKALWNLGYRYRKNNKTVFGKPDFTFKQLKIAIFVDSEFFHGKDWETRKKPQTNPEFWIKKIERNMQRDIEVNTYLESQNWKILRFWSNDIKKNLNSCILEIQNAIAEKQV; encoded by the coding sequence ATGGATGTCCATAATCCAGAACAACGCTCCAAAAACATGCGTGCCATCAAAAGCACTGCAACAAAAGCCGAAGTAACGTTGGCAAAAGCATTATGGAATCTAGGTTATAGATATAGAAAAAATAACAAAACAGTCTTCGGCAAACCGGACTTTACTTTCAAACAATTAAAAATTGCCATTTTTGTAGATTCAGAATTCTTTCATGGGAAAGATTGGGAAACTCGAAAAAAACCACAAACCAATCCTGAATTCTGGATCAAAAAAATTGAACGAAATATGCAACGAGATATAGAAGTCAATACTTATCTGGAATCTCAAAACTGGAAGATTTTGCGTTTCTGGAGTAATGATATCAAAAAGAATTTGAATTCTTGTATTCTTGAAATTCAAAACGCAATTGCAGAAAAACAAGTTTAA
- a CDS encoding AAA family ATPase produces MKLKSNYYNIMLKNYSELAQTLEEKIKSIDFWPEIKFDTTDKENLNELESIILVNDHSLQLKIKDNHVILPSQYILYAVSIKALALSVKQFLDAFEKLKTKFNTVEICEMIINKSLSFSTLDLDDYSKKIGPEIFFNPSFNLGAKSIVNKDKKGKYTLRGTADFFSSIILKPINIPQASSSILGSFIFNLCENIELYNYLERKFINKIPYIIKNDITKVFAREVFSFLYQYDNLNAIEDTIEKNKDSNFTSIKNDGISLTSIFKTSTELLNPTDLSFEDGRLRYFTEPLFINDNKFYYFSTEWTNGKERRLDLVSLKKLIDKFYPEFELTSEDSVHLLLSKRPEIISEEKSTTAKNIIFYGAPGTGKSHKIDTKIEDLDNHFFERVTFHPEFDNISFIGGYKPRSVKIKHEDEGGEYFETEIHYEFVSQSFTSIYERAWKDLDNPYYLVIEEINRGNCAEIFGEIFQLLDRTSKYTVSPSKELQEYLEGSFKDKNHLGIKNGLKLPKNLSILATMNTSDQSLFPMDSAFKRRWDWEYIPICYDPTDDFENKNESYYFEIDIEDGKKYSWIKFIEKINLNHINDNKSLGMDKCIGNYFIKPDIENTISLKPFINKVIFYLWNDVFKDEDNNVFEENSSYENFFPISKNGKKKIKELFDRIELNPIP; encoded by the coding sequence ATGAAATTAAAAAGCAATTACTATAACATTATGCTTAAAAACTATTCAGAATTAGCACAAACACTGGAAGAAAAAATAAAAAGTATTGACTTTTGGCCAGAAATAAAATTTGATACTACAGATAAAGAAAATCTGAATGAATTAGAAAGCATCATACTAGTCAATGATCATTCTTTACAATTAAAAATTAAGGATAATCATGTTATTTTACCAAGTCAATATATTTTATATGCTGTAAGTATTAAAGCACTAGCATTATCTGTAAAGCAATTTTTAGATGCTTTTGAAAAGCTAAAAACAAAGTTTAATACAGTAGAGATTTGCGAAATGATAATCAATAAAAGTCTATCTTTTTCTACTTTAGATTTGGATGATTACAGTAAAAAAATTGGGCCAGAAATATTCTTTAATCCAAGCTTTAATCTAGGTGCTAAATCAATAGTAAATAAAGATAAAAAAGGAAAATATACATTAAGAGGGACTGCTGATTTTTTTAGTTCAATTATCTTAAAACCAATCAACATTCCTCAAGCTAGCTCCTCAATTTTAGGTAGCTTCATATTTAATTTATGCGAAAACATAGAATTATATAATTATCTGGAACGAAAATTCATTAATAAAATTCCATACATAATTAAAAATGATATAACCAAAGTTTTCGCGAGAGAAGTATTCTCTTTTCTTTATCAGTACGACAACTTGAACGCGATAGAGGATACAATTGAAAAAAATAAAGACTCCAACTTTACATCTATCAAGAATGATGGAATTAGTTTAACAAGTATTTTCAAAACATCTACAGAATTACTAAATCCTACTGATCTATCTTTTGAAGATGGTAGACTAAGATATTTTACCGAGCCGTTATTCATAAATGATAATAAATTTTATTATTTTTCTACTGAATGGACAAATGGAAAAGAGCGTCGATTGGATCTTGTATCTTTAAAAAAACTTATAGACAAATTTTATCCTGAATTTGAACTTACAAGTGAAGATTCAGTTCACTTACTTCTTAGTAAAAGACCCGAAATTATTTCAGAAGAAAAATCAACAACCGCAAAAAATATCATTTTTTATGGTGCGCCAGGAACAGGAAAATCTCATAAAATAGATACAAAAATTGAAGATTTAGATAATCATTTTTTTGAAAGAGTAACTTTTCATCCTGAATTTGACAACATATCTTTTATAGGTGGATATAAACCAAGATCAGTAAAAATAAAACATGAAGACGAAGGCGGAGAATATTTCGAGACTGAGATACACTATGAATTTGTATCTCAATCTTTTACAAGCATCTACGAGCGTGCGTGGAAAGATTTAGACAATCCATATTATTTAGTGATTGAAGAAATCAATAGAGGTAATTGCGCCGAGATTTTTGGAGAAATCTTCCAATTATTAGATAGAACCTCAAAATATACCGTTTCTCCATCCAAAGAATTACAAGAATATTTAGAAGGCTCATTCAAAGACAAAAATCATTTAGGTATTAAAAATGGTTTAAAACTACCTAAAAATTTAAGCATTTTAGCTACAATGAATACTTCCGATCAATCCTTATTCCCTATGGATAGTGCATTTAAAAGACGTTGGGATTGGGAATACATTCCTATATGCTACGATCCTACTGATGATTTTGAAAACAAAAACGAATCTTATTATTTTGAAATTGACATAGAAGATGGTAAAAAATATAGTTGGATTAAATTCATTGAAAAAATAAATTTAAATCACATCAATGATAATAAATCATTAGGTATGGATAAATGTATTGGGAATTATTTCATTAAACCTGACATTGAGAATACGATTTCATTAAAACCGTTTATTAATAAAGTGATTTTTTATTTATGGAATGATGTTTTTAAAGATGAAGACAATAACGTTTTTGAAGAAAACAGTTCTTATGAAAATTTCTTCCCTATCAGTAAAAATGGTAAAAAGAAAATCAAAGAATTATTTGATAGAATTGAATTAAACCCAATCCCTTAA
- the dcm gene encoding DNA (cytosine-5-)-methyltransferase — MKEIISIDEFDGKKFKIRFVEEDDNRKAVLTHYLHNYHNGVKDHFEEEATVYLKQIVEYKNEEEKLNILSDSALQHLLFEVENVPFPTPENYSFKFIDLFAGIGGFRMALQNSGGKCIFTSEWDKFSQITYRANFGETPFGDITKESTKAYIPNEFDVLCGGFPCQPFSHAGLKKGFEDTRGTLFFDVADIINKRIENGNPIKVIFLENVKGLKNHDKGNTLKTILRTFDDLGYNVEKEVLNSKNFGLPQNRERIFIVAWLKETEREFKFPLGIDENGNIIFDSKDISKVKKTKVGDILSNKVDPKYTISDKLYAGHIRRRKEHGEKGNGFGFSSFNKDSNYTSTISARYYKDGSEILIEQKNKNPRKLTPREAANLQGYPDNFIIPVSDNQSYKQFGNSVSVPVIQTIFNEIKKQLL; from the coding sequence ATGAAAGAGATAATATCAATTGATGAATTTGATGGGAAAAAATTTAAAATTCGTTTTGTCGAAGAAGATGATAATCGAAAAGCTGTTTTAACTCATTATTTACATAATTATCATAATGGAGTTAAAGATCATTTTGAAGAAGAAGCTACAGTATATTTAAAACAAATTGTTGAGTATAAAAATGAAGAAGAAAAATTAAATATTCTTTCTGATTCTGCATTACAACATCTATTATTTGAAGTTGAAAATGTACCTTTTCCAACTCCTGAAAATTATAGTTTTAAATTTATTGATCTTTTTGCTGGAATTGGTGGATTTAGAATGGCATTACAAAACTCTGGTGGAAAATGCATATTCACCAGCGAATGGGATAAATTTTCACAAATAACTTATCGTGCTAATTTTGGAGAAACACCTTTTGGAGACATAACAAAAGAAAGCACAAAAGCATATATCCCTAACGAATTTGATGTTTTATGTGGAGGATTTCCTTGTCAGCCATTTTCTCATGCTGGTTTAAAAAAAGGATTTGAAGATACAAGAGGAACATTGTTTTTTGATGTTGCCGATATTATTAATAAGAGAATTGAAAACGGAAATCCAATAAAAGTAATTTTCCTTGAAAATGTAAAAGGATTAAAAAATCATGATAAGGGTAATACTTTAAAAACCATTTTACGAACGTTTGATGATTTAGGATACAATGTTGAAAAAGAGGTTTTAAATTCTAAAAATTTTGGATTACCTCAAAACAGAGAGCGTATTTTTATTGTAGCATGGCTGAAAGAAACTGAAAGAGAATTCAAATTCCCTTTAGGGATTGATGAAAACGGAAATATAATTTTTGATTCAAAAGATATATCAAAAGTTAAAAAAACAAAAGTCGGCGACATATTATCCAATAAAGTAGATCCAAAATATACTATTTCGGATAAGCTCTATGCGGGCCACATTAGAAGAAGAAAAGAACATGGAGAAAAAGGAAATGGTTTTGGCTTTTCTTCTTTCAACAAAGATTCTAATTATACAAGTACAATATCAGCGAGATATTATAAAGATGGTAGCGAAATTTTGATTGAACAAAAAAATAAAAACCCAAGGAAATTAACTCCCAGAGAAGCTGCAAATTTACAAGGATACCCTGACAACTTTATTATTCCTGTATCAGATAATCAATCTTACAAACAATTTGGGAATAGTGTATCTGTACCTGTGATACAAACTATTTTTAATGAAATTAAAAAGCAATTACTATAA
- a CDS encoding helix-turn-helix transcriptional regulator: MNIKEKFGFKVKELREQKGYSIEYLANISNVDRNYISDIEKGQRNVSIEIIEKIITALDTDFGAFFNDNNFKK; encoded by the coding sequence ATGAATATCAAAGAAAAATTCGGATTCAAAGTCAAAGAACTTCGAGAACAAAAAGGATACTCAATCGAGTATTTAGCCAATATTTCCAACGTTGACAGAAACTACATTTCAGATATTGAAAAAGGTCAACGAAATGTTTCAATAGAAATAATAGAAAAAATAATTACCGCTCTTGACACTGACTTTGGGGCTTTTTTTAACGATAACAATTTTAAGAAATGA